A stretch of the Synechocystis sp. PCC 7338 genome encodes the following:
- a CDS encoding anti-sigma factor antagonist (This anti-anti-sigma factor, or anti-sigma factor antagonist, belongs to a family that includes characterized members SpoIIAA, RsbV, RsfA, and RsfB.), producing MDIQIDQQEDIILVTLGGEVDANTAPQVHQAILPHAQPGAKILLDMTGVPYMSSAGLRLLLYLYRQTKGNSARLVLVGLSEELLDTMAVTGFLDFFSICPTLAEGKNAFS from the coding sequence ATGGATATTCAGATTGACCAACAGGAAGACATTATCCTTGTCACCTTAGGAGGGGAAGTAGACGCCAACACCGCTCCCCAAGTCCACCAAGCTATTCTTCCCCATGCCCAGCCGGGGGCAAAGATTCTCTTGGATATGACCGGGGTGCCCTACATGTCCAGCGCCGGGTTAAGACTTTTGCTCTACCTCTATCGCCAAACTAAAGGTAACTCCGCCCGACTGGTTCTAGTCGGCCTTTCAGAGGAACTACTGGACACCATGGCCGTAACTGGTTTTCTCGACTTTTTCTCGATTTGTCCCACCCTTGCTGAAGGCAAGAACGCATTTTCTTAG
- a CDS encoding AGE family epimerase/isomerase: MNARINFPVSDLIAGYVVSYNAEDGIFVLSTSDHREFKVKLSPMAYAKVIQNFDEAYIDATGTMGAWLTPGRFLFVYGVFYPDSDIFDGKQVVFAGKKAEEYVFEKQDWWIKQVYALGKFYVKAQFGTEEIDYRNYRTDLSVSGERSTVNFRQETDTISRLVYGFATAFMMTGEDQFLEAAEKGTEYLREHMRFVDKDEDIIYWYHAIDVQGEKEQKIFASEFGDDYDAIPAYEQIYALAGPIQTYRCTGDRRILHDAEQTIKLFDKFFLDKSEYGGYFSHLDPLMLDPRSESLGRNQARKNWNSVGDHAPAYLINLLLATGEQKYADMLEYTFDTIEKYFPDYDNSPFVQERFYEDWSHDTTWGWQQNRAVVGHNLKIAWNLMRMNSLKPKEKYVELAKKISDLMPAVGSDQQRGGWYDVVERLLDNNSGYHQFVWHDRKAWWQQEQAILAYLIMGGALDSDEYHRHAREAAAFYNAWFLDLEDGGIYFNVLANGIPYLAGGNERAKGSHSMSGYHSFELCYLAAVYTNFLITKHPMDFYFKPLPNSFPDGILRVAPDILPPGSVAIASVEIDGQPYENFDAQQLTVQLPDTQERVKVKVRLIPTH; this comes from the coding sequence ATGAATGCTCGAATTAATTTCCCCGTTTCTGATTTGATTGCTGGTTATGTGGTGAGCTATAACGCCGAGGATGGCATTTTTGTCCTCAGCACTTCCGATCACCGGGAATTCAAAGTTAAGCTTAGTCCCATGGCCTATGCCAAGGTAATCCAAAATTTTGATGAAGCCTACATCGATGCAACGGGAACCATGGGGGCTTGGTTGACTCCCGGCAGATTTCTGTTTGTCTATGGTGTTTTTTATCCAGACAGCGATATTTTTGACGGGAAACAGGTGGTTTTTGCTGGTAAAAAAGCCGAGGAATATGTCTTTGAAAAGCAGGATTGGTGGATTAAACAGGTTTATGCCCTGGGTAAGTTTTATGTTAAGGCTCAATTTGGCACAGAAGAAATTGATTACCGTAACTATCGCACCGATTTATCCGTGAGCGGCGAGCGTTCAACGGTAAATTTTCGCCAAGAAACGGATACGATTTCCCGGCTTGTTTATGGTTTTGCCACGGCCTTTATGATGACCGGGGAAGACCAATTCTTGGAAGCGGCGGAGAAAGGGACGGAATATTTGCGGGAGCACATGCGCTTTGTAGATAAGGACGAAGATATTATTTATTGGTACCATGCCATTGATGTGCAGGGGGAAAAGGAGCAAAAAATATTTGCTTCGGAATTTGGCGATGACTACGATGCTATTCCTGCCTACGAACAAATCTATGCCTTAGCCGGGCCAATCCAAACCTACCGTTGCACTGGCGATCGCCGTATTCTCCACGACGCCGAGCAGACCATCAAGCTATTTGACAAATTTTTCTTAGATAAAAGCGAGTACGGCGGCTATTTCTCCCACCTCGACCCGTTAATGCTCGATCCCCGCAGTGAATCCTTGGGGCGCAACCAAGCTAGGAAGAATTGGAATTCTGTCGGAGACCATGCGCCAGCCTATTTAATTAACCTTTTGCTCGCCACCGGGGAACAAAAATATGCAGACATGTTGGAATATACCTTCGACACCATTGAGAAGTACTTTCCCGATTACGACAACAGCCCCTTTGTGCAGGAAAGATTTTACGAAGATTGGAGCCACGACACCACCTGGGGTTGGCAACAAAATCGAGCGGTGGTGGGCCATAACCTCAAAATTGCCTGGAACTTGATGCGCATGAATAGCCTCAAACCCAAGGAAAAATATGTGGAGTTGGCCAAGAAGATTTCTGACCTCATGCCGGCGGTGGGCAGTGACCAACAGCGGGGCGGCTGGTACGACGTAGTGGAGCGCCTACTGGACAACAACAGTGGTTACCATCAATTTGTTTGGCATGACCGCAAAGCCTGGTGGCAGCAGGAACAGGCCATTTTGGCCTACCTGATCATGGGGGGGGCTTTAGATAGCGACGAATACCATCGCCATGCTCGGGAAGCGGCCGCTTTTTACAATGCTTGGTTCCTGGATTTGGAGGATGGGGGTATTTATTTTAACGTTCTCGCCAATGGCATCCCCTACTTAGCCGGTGGTAACGAACGGGCCAAGGGGAGTCATTCCATGAGTGGTTACCATTCCTTTGAATTGTGCTATCTGGCGGCGGTATATACCAATTTCTTGATCACCAAGCACCCCATGGACTTTTACTTTAAGCCTCTGCCGAATAGTTTCCCCGACGGGATTTTAAGAGTCGCCCCCGATATTCTTCCCCCCGGCAGTGTGGCGATCGCCAGTGTGGAAATTGACGGACAACCATACGAAAATTTTGATGCCCAACAGCTGACAGTCCAGCTTCCCGACACCCAGGAAAGGGTCAAAGTAAAAGTTCGTTTAATTCCCACCCACTAA